A stretch of the Chitiniphilus purpureus genome encodes the following:
- a CDS encoding excisionase family DNA-binding protein yields the protein MDDRWLSVDEIADYLGVAKDTIYTWVTSKGKPGHKVGRFVVVN from the coding sequence ATGGACGACCGCTGGCTCTCTGTCGATGAAATCGCCGACTACCTCGGCGTAGCCAAAGACACCATCTACACCTGGGTGACCTCCAAGGGCAAGCCGGGGCACAAGGTTGGGCGCTTTGTAGTGGTCAACTAA